From the genome of Candidatus Promineifilum breve, one region includes:
- a CDS encoding right-handed parallel beta-helix repeat-containing protein has translation MSSSMWRGRGALVAALVMAMVWLAALGTGSVSAAACTNLCYVNGATGNDANDGDTPATAKKTIQAAVTQVTAGGTVNVAAGAYPENVVIGKALTLSGAGPATTIIDPVTFLEITASNVTVQDLTVQTGGTHGVRILSIGVPLANIVFDTVHVKNNPQRGIEISVTTITNLQVIDSLFDNNESGLRMSSSSVVDGLTIDNTTFQNHTNTSHGVGFYQANDGNNGYVKNLHVVDSTFSNNGFSGIHVEEAVDVVIEESTFSGNGHGFRLLDYYLSPGAAAGNILIQNNTFTDNKQPSVQLLSGDENGLGGAVTVNNNTFDQDTAALAADRGVIDVAQKNGLAHAAVTIINNVITFSGNPAAAQANYGLHLRGGVDAITLTGNTVDSSAGANATLTGLMVFSQDSVYGGIEATAVINAHHNGLAGLHTGAAVFNDVTDIYGQLPAGASVKVNRNDLSGNTAYGFRGGSPTNSDAKCNWWGNASGPAGAGPGSGSAITNFVDFNPWLVTDNLDGNCAVPGSGGTITVRKETSPNGDTTEFLFDPSWSALNFTLKDGESHASGTLTAGSYAVAELNPPAGWTLASSGCVNGVENAPVNSITVEDGDAWVCTFNNTKKGTITVKKETTPDGNPTQFTFDPSWSASNFTLSDGGSANSGPLSAGVYSVAEINLPAYWTLQSSGCVNGAANAPVNAIPVADGDAWVCTFNNLLDLPGNGLLYIAPNHNNGVVGGVPYNDEDIVVNTLGTSDWAMYFDGTDVGITKNLTDFTFTPDSCMLMTFNGNQNVPGVGLVKPQDVVKFCATQTGVDTAGTFTMVFDGSDVGLAAGAEIIDALEVLPNGDLLISTKSSSSMPQNPGPPVKGKKSDLMVFHATQYGWDTIGTWAVYFDSLLIDGLKKENIISLFMDPGLDKYVSFWDRYTVGGVMGDNNDIVVIHSNNTVTKFWEGTDWGYTGRVHGLHIVLGP, from the coding sequence ATGTCAAGTTCGATGTGGCGGGGGCGGGGCGCTCTGGTGGCGGCCCTGGTCATGGCAATGGTGTGGCTGGCGGCGCTGGGAACCGGTTCGGTTTCGGCCGCGGCCTGCACCAATTTGTGTTATGTCAACGGGGCTACCGGCAACGACGCCAACGATGGCGACACGCCGGCCACGGCCAAGAAGACGATTCAGGCGGCGGTCACTCAGGTGACGGCCGGCGGCACGGTCAACGTGGCCGCGGGGGCCTACCCGGAGAACGTGGTCATCGGCAAGGCGCTGACGCTGAGCGGGGCCGGCCCGGCGACGACGATCATCGACCCGGTGACCTTTTTGGAGATCACCGCCTCGAACGTGACGGTGCAAGACCTGACGGTGCAGACCGGCGGGACGCATGGCGTGCGCATCCTGAGTATCGGCGTGCCGCTGGCCAACATCGTCTTCGACACGGTGCACGTGAAGAACAACCCGCAGCGGGGGATCGAGATTTCGGTCACGACGATCACCAATTTGCAGGTGATCGACAGCCTGTTCGACAACAATGAGAGCGGGCTGCGGATGTCGTCGTCCTCGGTGGTCGATGGCCTGACCATCGACAACACGACCTTCCAGAACCACACCAACACCTCGCATGGCGTGGGCTTCTATCAGGCCAACGACGGCAACAACGGTTACGTGAAGAACCTCCACGTGGTCGATAGCACCTTCAGCAACAACGGTTTCAGCGGCATCCACGTCGAGGAGGCGGTCGATGTGGTGATCGAGGAGTCGACGTTTAGCGGCAACGGCCACGGCTTCCGGCTGCTGGATTATTACCTCTCGCCGGGCGCGGCGGCGGGCAACATCCTCATCCAGAATAACACCTTCACCGACAACAAGCAGCCTTCGGTGCAGTTGTTGAGCGGCGACGAGAACGGGCTGGGTGGGGCGGTCACGGTCAATAACAATACGTTCGATCAGGACACGGCGGCGCTGGCGGCCGACCGCGGGGTGATCGACGTGGCCCAGAAGAACGGCCTGGCCCACGCGGCGGTGACGATCATCAATAACGTGATCACCTTCAGCGGCAACCCGGCGGCGGCGCAAGCGAACTATGGCCTGCACCTGCGCGGCGGGGTGGACGCCATCACCCTGACCGGCAACACCGTGGACAGCAGCGCGGGGGCCAACGCGACCCTGACCGGCCTGATGGTCTTCAGCCAGGACAGCGTCTATGGGGGCATCGAGGCCACGGCGGTCATCAACGCCCATCACAACGGGTTGGCCGGTTTGCACACCGGGGCGGCCGTGTTCAATGACGTGACCGACATCTACGGCCAATTGCCGGCCGGGGCCAGCGTGAAGGTCAACCGCAACGATCTGAGCGGCAACACGGCCTATGGTTTCCGCGGCGGCAGCCCGACCAATAGCGACGCCAAATGCAACTGGTGGGGCAATGCCAGCGGGCCGGCGGGCGCGGGGCCGGGCAGCGGGTCGGCCATCACCAATTTCGTCGATTTCAACCCGTGGCTGGTGACCGACAATCTGGACGGCAATTGCGCCGTGCCCGGTTCGGGCGGCACGATCACGGTGCGGAAAGAGACCTCGCCCAACGGCGACACGACCGAATTTCTGTTTGACCCGTCGTGGAGCGCGCTCAATTTCACGCTGAAGGACGGCGAGAGCCACGCCAGCGGCACGCTGACGGCCGGCAGCTATGCAGTGGCCGAGCTGAACCCGCCGGCGGGCTGGACGCTGGCGAGCAGCGGCTGCGTCAACGGCGTGGAGAATGCCCCGGTCAACAGCATCACGGTGGAGGACGGCGACGCCTGGGTGTGCACCTTCAATAATACGAAGAAGGGCACGATCACGGTCAAGAAGGAGACGACGCCCGACGGCAACCCGACGCAGTTCACCTTTGACCCGTCGTGGAGCGCGAGCAACTTCACGCTGAGCGACGGCGGCAGCGCCAACAGCGGGCCGCTGAGCGCCGGGGTCTATAGCGTGGCCGAGATCAATTTGCCCGCCTACTGGACGTTGCAGAGCAGCGGCTGCGTCAATGGGGCGGCCAACGCGCCGGTCAACGCCATTCCGGTGGCCGACGGCGACGCCTGGGTGTGTACCTTCAACAATCTGCTCGACCTGCCGGGCAACGGGCTGCTCTACATTGCGCCCAATCACAACAACGGCGTGGTCGGCGGCGTGCCCTATAACGATGAGGACATCGTGGTCAACACGCTGGGCACCAGCGACTGGGCGATGTACTTCGACGGCACCGACGTGGGCATCACCAAGAATCTGACTGACTTCACCTTTACGCCCGACAGTTGCATGTTGATGACCTTCAACGGCAATCAGAACGTGCCGGGGGTGGGGTTGGTGAAGCCGCAGGACGTGGTGAAGTTCTGCGCCACGCAGACGGGTGTGGACACGGCGGGAACGTTTACGATGGTGTTCGACGGCTCCGACGTGGGGCTGGCGGCCGGGGCGGAGATTATCGACGCGCTGGAAGTGTTGCCCAACGGCGACCTGCTGATCAGCACCAAGTCGTCGTCAAGTATGCCGCAGAACCCGGGGCCGCCGGTGAAGGGCAAGAAGAGCGACCTGATGGTGTTCCACGCCACGCAGTACGGCTGGGATACGATCGGGACGTGGGCGGTGTACTTCGACAGCCTGCTGATCGATGGGCTGAAGAAGGAGAATATCATCAGCCTGTTCATGGATCCGGGGCTGGACAAGTATGTGTCGTTCTGGGACAGGTACACCGTGGGTGGGGTGATGGGCGATAATAACGATATCGTGGTTATCCATTCCAATAACACGGTGACGAAGTTCTGGGAGGGCACGGATTGGGGGTATACGGGCCGGGTGCATGGGTTGCATATTGTGCTGGGGCCGTAA
- a CDS encoding type II toxin-antitoxin system VapB family antitoxin, whose product MLRELALDDQLIREAKTVGRHRTDVDAVTAALREYIIRRRQQAIIALFGAIDYDPDYDYKAQRLRQ is encoded by the coding sequence ATGTTGCGCGAACTGGCATTGGACGATCAACTCATTCGCGAGGCTAAAACTGTCGGCCGTCATCGGACGGATGTCGATGCGGTCACGGCCGCGCTGCGCGAGTATATAATCCGCCGCCGCCAGCAGGCGATCATCGCCCTCTTTGGCGCAATCGACTACGACCCCGATTATGATTATAAGGCCCAGCGATTGCGACAGTGA
- a CDS encoding PIN domain-containing protein has product MLIDDMRAHIIGPIRQEILSGIREPAQYEKLRDALRAFPDLELTSADYERAAELFNLCRRNGIQGSNTDFLICAVAERLDLAILTTDQDFRLFQAHIPLTFYSTGEDA; this is encoded by the coding sequence TTGCTCATCGATGATATGCGCGCCCACATCATTGGGCCGATTCGACAGGAAATCCTCTCCGGCATCCGTGAACCAGCCCAATATGAGAAATTGCGCGATGCCCTGCGCGCCTTTCCCGATCTAGAACTTACCAGCGCCGACTACGAACGGGCGGCCGAACTATTCAATCTTTGTCGGCGTAATGGCATCCAAGGCTCCAATACGGATTTCCTCATCTGCGCCGTGGCCGAACGGCTTGACCTCGCCATCTTGACCACCGATCAAGACTTTCGGTTGTTCCAGGCTCATATTCCCCTGACTTTCTATTCTACTGGCGAAGACGCTTAG
- a CDS encoding ExeA family protein, with amino-acid sequence MVESLLETDLTRYKPDWEKLGVVVAPFTIEADPRFMYLSTETRRALSKVSYMVEAGQGASVVVGEVGTGKTTLASWFHSRYDRRPDFVAARVDEPPKKSGLLLLRRIAAEFGVRTRRATEDQLNELRDFLTDTTARSVLPLVIIDEAHELEPEQFKELRRLLNFRDPRGGKAYQLILLGRPELDINLRQSKDFNDRVATRSSLDPLAPDDTAALIEYRLLAAGRDGRQPPLFLPDAILPIWRETRGYPRSICLLCLHLCLELLVTGGSHIDEAFVVKFLESHSGYRQAE; translated from the coding sequence ATGGTCGAAAGCCTTCTGGAAACCGATCTAACCCGCTACAAACCCGATTGGGAGAAACTGGGCGTCGTCGTGGCCCCGTTCACCATCGAGGCCGACCCGCGCTTCATGTACCTCTCCACCGAGACGCGCCGCGCCCTGTCGAAGGTCAGCTACATGGTCGAGGCGGGGCAGGGGGCTTCCGTCGTCGTCGGCGAAGTGGGCACGGGCAAGACCACGCTGGCCTCCTGGTTCCACAGCCGCTATGACCGCCGGCCCGATTTCGTGGCCGCCCGCGTCGATGAGCCGCCCAAGAAGAGCGGCCTGCTGCTGTTGCGCCGCATCGCCGCCGAGTTCGGCGTGCGCACTCGCCGCGCCACCGAAGACCAGCTCAACGAACTGCGCGACTTCCTGACCGACACCACGGCCCGCAGCGTGCTGCCCCTGGTCATCATCGACGAGGCCCACGAATTGGAGCCGGAACAGTTCAAGGAGCTGCGCCGCCTGCTCAACTTCCGCGACCCGCGCGGCGGCAAGGCGTATCAGCTCATCCTGCTCGGCCGCCCCGAACTGGACATCAATCTGCGCCAGTCGAAGGACTTCAACGACCGCGTGGCGACGCGATCCTCGCTCGACCCGTTGGCCCCCGACGACACGGCCGCGCTCATCGAGTATCGCCTGCTGGCCGCCGGGCGCGACGGCCGCCAGCCGCCCCTCTTCCTGCCCGACGCCATCCTGCCCATCTGGCGCGAAACCCGCGGCTATCCGCGCTCCATCTGCCTGCTGTGCCTGCACCTGTGCCTGGAACTGCTGGTCACCGGCGGCAGCCACATCGATGAGGCGTTCGTGGTTAAGTTCCTGGAGTCGCACAGCGGCTACCGACAAGCGGAGTGA
- a CDS encoding MBL fold metallo-hydrolase has product MKLHILDTHFQGMPQVTAVYLLIGPDGPVLVESGPGSTLPAVLDALAGHGFAPADVRAVLLTHIHLDHAGAAGWWAQQGAQLYVHHVGAPHLIDPTKLLASATRIYGDNMGPLWGEMVAAPAERVTAVYDGDTIAAGGLTFTAVDTPGHAYHHHAYRLSDGHGGAILFTGDAAGVSLPHIGVVDLPAPPPEFHLETWLGTLARLEQVDAHTFYPTHYGPVTDVHGHLTALRTVMIDAVAFVAERAHAGAEREQLLADYIGWNRERAAALHLSPTIIRSYELANPLFMSVDGILRYLRKRGAV; this is encoded by the coding sequence ATGAAACTCCACATCCTTGACACCCACTTCCAGGGCATGCCCCAGGTAACGGCCGTCTACCTGCTGATTGGTCCCGACGGCCCGGTGCTGGTTGAATCCGGCCCCGGTTCCACGCTGCCGGCGGTGCTCGACGCGCTGGCCGGCCACGGATTTGCGCCGGCTGACGTGCGCGCCGTGTTGCTGACCCATATCCACCTCGACCATGCCGGAGCGGCCGGCTGGTGGGCCCAACAGGGGGCACAACTGTACGTCCACCACGTCGGCGCGCCCCACCTGATTGACCCGACCAAGCTGCTGGCCAGCGCCACACGCATCTACGGCGACAACATGGGGCCGCTGTGGGGCGAGATGGTGGCCGCGCCGGCCGAGCGGGTGACGGCGGTCTATGACGGTGACACGATTGCGGCTGGGGGGCTGACGTTTACGGCCGTCGACACGCCCGGCCATGCCTACCACCACCACGCCTACCGGCTGAGCGACGGCCATGGCGGGGCGATCCTGTTCACCGGCGACGCGGCCGGGGTATCGCTGCCCCACATCGGCGTGGTCGATTTGCCCGCGCCGCCGCCGGAGTTCCACCTGGAGACGTGGCTGGGCACCCTGGCGCGGCTGGAGCAGGTGGACGCGCACACGTTCTATCCCACCCACTACGGCCCGGTGACCGACGTCCACGGCCATCTGACGGCGCTGCGGACGGTGATGATCGACGCGGTGGCCTTCGTGGCCGAGCGCGCCCACGCCGGAGCCGAGCGGGAGCAATTGCTGGCCGACTACATCGGCTGGAACCGGGAGCGGGCGGCGGCGCTGCACCTATCGCCGACGATTATTCGCAGCTATGAGCTGGCGAATCCGTTGTTTATGTCGGTGGATGGGATATTAAGGTATTTGCGGAAGAGGGGGGCGGTTTAA
- a CDS encoding type II toxin-antitoxin system MqsA family antitoxin encodes MKCIICRQAEVIPGLTTVTLERGGLTLVIKGVPARVCPNCGEAYLDEDVSARLLLDAEAMAEAGTLVDVRQFVPA; translated from the coding sequence ATGAAATGCATCATCTGTCGCCAAGCAGAGGTAATTCCCGGCCTTACGACCGTGACATTGGAGCGTGGCGGGTTGACGTTGGTGATCAAGGGTGTCCCGGCGCGGGTTTGCCCCAATTGTGGTGAAGCCTATCTCGACGAAGACGTTTCGGCGCGGCTGCTGCTGGACGCGGAAGCAATGGCCGAAGCCGGCACGTTGGTCGATGTGCGGCAGTTTGTCCCGGCATAG
- a CDS encoding alpha/beta hydrolase family protein, with product MIEVMRRRDYPGSAITIETVLEPGDNYDRYVASYLSDGNKIYALLTVPRGVRPVSGWPVIVFNHGYVPPDEYRTTERYVQYVDYFARSGYIVFRSDYRGHGDSEGEAGGVYSTPNYTIDVLNGLAAIRAYAEADPARVGMWGHSMGGHITLRAMVVSGDVRAGVIWGGVVGPYPDLFNRQGAIATAIAAIGAPAVTATAEAEAATRAASLSPGERLGEGSPATRAAAMTMEAPPANGTAAPPTFRNWRGGLVETYGSPEENPAFWASISANGYLADLSGPIQLHHAITDETVPAAASVLLYDQLLAAGRTAELYLYDLDSHDIDNNFYTAMRRSVEFFDRYVKGD from the coding sequence ATGATCGAAGTCATGCGCCGCCGCGACTACCCCGGCAGCGCCATCACCATCGAAACGGTGCTGGAGCCGGGCGACAACTACGACCGCTACGTGGCCTCCTACCTGTCCGACGGTAACAAGATCTACGCCCTGCTGACCGTGCCGCGCGGCGTGCGGCCCGTTAGCGGCTGGCCGGTCATCGTCTTCAACCATGGCTACGTGCCGCCCGACGAATATCGCACCACCGAGCGCTACGTCCAGTACGTCGACTACTTCGCCCGCAGCGGCTACATCGTCTTCCGCTCCGACTATCGCGGCCACGGCGACTCCGAAGGCGAGGCCGGCGGCGTCTACAGCACGCCCAACTACACCATCGACGTGCTCAACGGCCTGGCCGCCATCCGCGCCTACGCCGAGGCCGACCCGGCCCGCGTCGGCATGTGGGGCCACAGCATGGGCGGCCACATCACCCTGCGGGCCATGGTCGTCAGCGGCGACGTGCGCGCCGGGGTCATCTGGGGTGGGGTCGTCGGGCCATATCCCGACCTGTTCAACCGCCAGGGAGCCATCGCCACGGCCATAGCCGCCATCGGCGCGCCGGCGGTCACGGCCACGGCCGAGGCCGAAGCGGCTACCCGCGCCGCGTCCCTCTCCCCGGGGGAGAGGTTAGGAGAGGGGTCGCCCGCCACCCGCGCCGCTGCAATGACGATGGAAGCCCCGCCGGCCAATGGTACGGCCGCCCCGCCTACCTTCCGCAACTGGCGCGGCGGCTTGGTCGAAACCTACGGCTCGCCCGAGGAAAACCCGGCCTTCTGGGCCTCCATCTCGGCCAACGGCTATCTGGCCGACCTGTCCGGCCCCATCCAGCTCCACCACGCCATTACCGACGAGACCGTGCCCGCCGCGGCCTCGGTCCTGCTCTACGACCAGCTGCTCGCCGCCGGGCGGACGGCCGAACTATACCTCTACGACCTGGACAGCCACGACATCGACAACAATTTCTATACGGCGATGCGGCGGTCGGTGGAGTTTTTTGATCGATATGTCAAGGGGGATTAG
- a CDS encoding type II toxin-antitoxin system Phd/YefM family antitoxin has protein sequence MQYTVHEAKTNLSKLIRLALAGEEVIIARGDEPVVMLVPVAAEKPQRRIGGAKGFILYMADDFDAPLEEFAEYME, from the coding sequence ATGCAATACACCGTACACGAAGCCAAGACCAATCTGTCGAAGCTCATCCGTCTGGCGCTGGCCGGGGAAGAGGTCATCATTGCCCGCGGCGACGAGCCGGTGGTGATGCTGGTGCCCGTGGCGGCCGAGAAGCCGCAGCGTCGTATTGGTGGGGCGAAGGGATTCATTCTCTATATGGCCGATGATTTTGACGCGCCACTAGAAGAGTTTGCGGAGTATATGGAGTGA
- a CDS encoding type II toxin-antitoxin system VapC family toxin yields the protein MRLLLDTHALLWLLDDRALSTVAQTVFLDPENELFFSVASYWEICIKVSLGKLNIGDDWINQIDEELAINGITWLPIEKSHCLELMALPRPAQVAGHRDPFDRLLIAQARAEGLSVLSADPNFGRYDVAVLW from the coding sequence GTGAGGTTACTTCTAGATACCCATGCCCTTTTGTGGCTACTAGACGACCGCGCATTGAGTACAGTTGCGCAGACTGTTTTCCTCGATCCTGAGAATGAATTATTCTTCAGCGTCGCCAGTTATTGGGAGATTTGCATTAAAGTCAGCCTTGGTAAGCTGAATATAGGCGACGATTGGATTAACCAGATCGATGAAGAGCTGGCGATTAACGGCATCACCTGGCTGCCCATCGAAAAGAGCCACTGCCTGGAACTCATGGCCCTGCCCCGCCCCGCGCAGGTGGCCGGCCACCGCGACCCGTTCGACCGGCTGCTCATCGCCCAGGCGCGGGCCGAGGGGCTGAGCGTGCTGTCGGCCGACCCCAACTTCGGGCGGTATGACGTGGCCGTGTTGTGGTAA